A section of the Chryseobacterium ginsenosidimutans genome encodes:
- the efp gene encoding elongation factor P has translation MATSNDIRKGLCIEFSNDIFKVVEFMHVKPGKGPAFVRTKLKSVTNGKVLDNTFSAGHKIEEVKVITRKFQYLYDDENGFHFMNNDDFSQLYLNKEMIENSNLMKAGEEVTIILKEADETPLSAELPQSVYLEVIEADPGVKGNTATNALKNAIVETGARVMVPLFIEAGDKIKVSTEDGSYLERVKE, from the coding sequence ATGGCAACAAGTAACGATATAAGAAAAGGACTTTGCATTGAATTCAGCAATGATATTTTCAAAGTTGTTGAATTTATGCACGTAAAACCAGGTAAAGGTCCTGCTTTTGTAAGAACAAAATTGAAATCAGTAACTAACGGAAAAGTACTTGATAATACTTTCTCTGCAGGTCACAAAATCGAAGAAGTAAAAGTTATCACAAGAAAATTCCAGTATCTTTATGATGATGAGAACGGCTTCCACTTCATGAATAATGATGATTTCTCTCAGTTATATTTAAACAAAGAAATGATTGAAAATTCTAATCTGATGAAAGCAGGTGAAGAAGTTACTATTATTTTAAAGGAGGCTGATGAGACACCTTTGTCTGCAGAACTTCCTCAATCTGTTTACTTAGAAGTTATTGAGGCTGATCCGGGTGTGAAAGGAAACACTGCTACCAACGCTCTGAAAAATGCTATCGTTGAAACAGGAGCAAGAGTAATGGTTCCTCTGTTTATTGAAGCAGGAGACAAAATCAAAGTAAGCACAGAAGACGGGTCTTACTTAGAAAGAGTAAAAGAATAA
- a CDS encoding UDP-3-O-(3-hydroxymyristoyl)glucosamine N-acyltransferase — translation MRFHSPQKLKTIADLIGSKFVGSEDFEILGTNEIHMVKPGDIVFVNHPKYYDKALNSAATIILIDKEVDCPEGKALLVSDDPFRDFNKINTHFTRIYNFTEELHDAEIGEGTNIHHSAVIGNNVKIGKNTLIFPNVVIGDRTVIGDNVVIQSNTVLGGDAFYYRKLNGNFDRLISVGNVVIENNVEIGNGCTIDRGVTDSTVIGEGSVLDNQIQIGHDTVIGKKCLIASQVGIAGCCVIGDEVTLWGQVGIASGNKIESGSVILGKTGVNRDLEKGTYIGMFAEDFKTYLKKEVKLRNLK, via the coding sequence ATGAGATTTCATTCTCCGCAAAAATTGAAAACTATAGCTGATCTTATCGGGTCAAAATTTGTTGGTTCTGAAGACTTTGAGATATTGGGAACTAATGAAATCCATATGGTAAAACCGGGAGATATAGTTTTCGTTAATCACCCGAAATATTACGATAAAGCTTTAAATTCTGCTGCAACAATTATCCTGATTGATAAGGAAGTTGATTGTCCGGAAGGAAAAGCACTGTTAGTTTCTGATGATCCCTTCAGAGATTTTAATAAGATTAATACTCATTTTACAAGAATATATAATTTCACGGAAGAACTTCACGATGCTGAAATTGGAGAAGGAACAAACATTCACCATTCTGCAGTAATTGGAAACAATGTGAAAATCGGAAAAAATACCCTTATTTTCCCGAATGTTGTGATTGGTGACAGAACAGTTATCGGTGATAATGTTGTCATTCAGTCTAATACTGTTTTGGGAGGTGATGCTTTCTATTACAGAAAATTAAACGGAAATTTTGACCGCCTGATTTCAGTGGGAAATGTTGTCATTGAAAATAATGTAGAAATAGGCAATGGCTGTACAATCGACCGTGGTGTTACAGATTCTACGGTAATTGGAGAGGGTTCTGTATTGGATAATCAGATTCAGATTGGTCACGATACCGTTATCGGAAAAAAATGTCTTATTGCTTCTCAGGTGGGAATTGCAGGATGTTGCGTAATCGGTGATGAAGTGACTTTGTGGGGACAGGTTGGTATAGCTTCAGGTAACAAGATCGAAAGCGGTTCTGTCATTTTAGGCAAAACCGGAGTTAACAGAGATCTTGAGAAAGGAACTTACATCGGTATGTTCGCAGAAGATTTTAAAACTTATCTGAAAAAAGAGGTTAAACTGAGAAATCTCAAATAA